In Rathayibacter sp. VKM Ac-2762, one DNA window encodes the following:
- a CDS encoding aldo/keto reductase, with protein MKQRTLGDLQVGAIGLGGMPMSIEGRPDRERSIATIHAALDAGVTLIDTADAYHLATQDDLGHNELLIAEALRSYGGDTSAVLVATKGGHLRREPGPWDQDGRPEYLKEAARASAKRLGVDAIGLYQYHRPDPAVPYADSIGALAELLDEGVVLRAGISNADPDQIREAHGILGERLVSVQNQFSPSFRSSEPELELCAELGLAFLPWSPLGGISSAGELGSRYSAFAAVAEARGVTPQVVCLAWELAKAPVVLPIPGASRPESIRDSATAADLELTPEELASLD; from the coding sequence ATGAAGCAGCGCACTCTCGGCGACCTCCAGGTCGGCGCGATCGGACTCGGCGGCATGCCGATGTCGATCGAGGGCCGCCCGGACCGCGAGCGCTCGATCGCCACGATCCACGCCGCCCTCGACGCCGGCGTGACCCTGATCGACACGGCCGACGCCTACCACCTCGCCACCCAGGACGACCTCGGCCACAACGAGCTGCTGATCGCGGAGGCGCTGCGCAGCTACGGCGGCGACACCTCCGCCGTGCTCGTCGCCACCAAGGGCGGCCACCTGCGGCGCGAGCCCGGCCCCTGGGACCAGGACGGCCGCCCCGAGTACCTCAAGGAGGCGGCCCGCGCGTCCGCGAAGCGCCTCGGCGTCGACGCGATCGGCCTCTACCAGTACCACCGGCCCGACCCGGCGGTCCCCTACGCCGACTCGATCGGAGCGCTGGCCGAGCTGCTCGACGAGGGCGTCGTCCTCCGAGCGGGCATCTCGAACGCCGACCCTGACCAGATCCGCGAGGCGCACGGCATCCTCGGCGAGCGCCTGGTCTCGGTGCAGAACCAGTTCTCGCCGTCGTTCCGCTCCAGCGAGCCGGAGCTCGAGCTCTGCGCCGAGCTCGGACTGGCGTTCCTGCCGTGGAGCCCGCTCGGCGGCATCTCCTCGGCGGGCGAGCTCGGCTCGCGCTACTCCGCGTTCGCGGCGGTCGCCGAGGCCCGCGGCGTGACGCCGCAGGTCGTCTGCCTCGCCTGGGAGCTGGCGAAGGCCCCGGTCGTGCTGCCGATCCCGGGCGCCTCCCGCCCCGAGAGCATCCGCGACTCCGCCACGGCGGCCGACCTGGAGCTCACGCCCGAGGAGCTGGCCTCGCTCGACTGA